From Streptomyces sp. TLI_105, the proteins below share one genomic window:
- a CDS encoding class II glutamine amidotransferase, translated as MCRWLAYSGTPILLDTLLYKPAHSLIDQSLHSKLGVETTNGDGFGVGWYTESNESPALFRDIGPAWNNRNLRELADHVHSPLFFAHIRASTGTAVQQSNCHPFRYGRWMFMHNGAIAGFPLMRRDLTMLIDPGLYVDIEGTTDSEVMFYLALTFGLDQDPPAAVARMAGTVERVGREHDVEFPLQMTLAITDGERLWAFRYSSAHTSRSLFYSSRVEALRRLHPDVAFLQDISEETRLIVSEPLGDLPGAWNEVPESTYGIVQSGADELHPFAPAAA; from the coding sequence ATGTGCCGATGGCTCGCTTACTCGGGCACTCCCATATTGCTCGACACCCTTCTCTACAAACCGGCGCACTCCCTGATCGACCAGAGCCTGCATTCAAAACTCGGTGTGGAGACCACCAACGGCGACGGGTTCGGGGTCGGCTGGTACACGGAGAGCAACGAATCCCCGGCCCTCTTCAGGGACATCGGCCCCGCCTGGAACAACCGGAACCTGCGGGAACTGGCGGACCACGTCCACTCCCCCTTGTTCTTCGCCCACATCCGGGCATCGACCGGAACCGCGGTGCAACAGTCGAACTGCCACCCGTTCCGGTACGGCCGCTGGATGTTCATGCACAACGGCGCCATCGCCGGGTTCCCCCTCATGCGCCGTGACCTCACCATGCTCATCGACCCCGGGTTGTACGTCGACATCGAGGGGACGACGGACTCCGAGGTCATGTTCTACCTGGCTCTCACGTTCGGCCTCGACCAGGACCCGCCCGCCGCCGTCGCCCGGATGGCGGGAACGGTCGAGCGCGTAGGCCGCGAACACGACGTGGAGTTCCCGCTCCAGATGACACTCGCCATCACCGACGGCGAACGCCTCTGGGCCTTCCGCTACTCCAGCGCGCACACCTCCCGTTCCCTCTTCTACAGCAGCCGGGTGGAAGCCCTGCGCAGACTGCATCCCGATGTCGCGTTCCTGCAGGACATCTCTGAGGAAACCCGTCTCATCGTGTCCGAGCCCCTCGGCGACCTGCCGGGCGCGTGGAACGAAGTACCGGAAAGCACCTACGGGATCGTCCAGTCCGGCGCCGACGAACTGCACCCCTTCGCCCCGGCAGCGGCGTAA
- a CDS encoding S8 family serine peptidase, whose amino-acid sequence MKRTIWATVVTAMTAVTLGAAIPAHAVTPLSTTTAAAAAADPVDPPLYDQTAGGGKIRVNVVTETLADVADAATAGEKKQEFETVPVVTLKVDRAGLDRLAAKPNVVSVTEDKVEPPTLDESIPLIGGDTAFAAGKTGTGQAIAVLDTGVETGHPFLKNRVVAEACFSPSDAESGVVSLCPNGADTQEGAGAANTAAGPCATMAACDHGTHVAGIAAGNGTGITGAPKHGVAPGANIVAIQVFSQFTTEEFCGGAAPCVGSYQSAQLKGLEHVLKLKQAGTPIVAANLSLGNGRYATACDSDLRKPVVDSLLTAGVATVIAAGNNGHTDAVSMPGCISSAVTVGSTTDDDELSAFTNRGPLLDLFAPGTGIVSSVPGGTYASKNGTSMAAPHVAGAYAVLKQAFPTKSIADLTALLKSSGRGIIYTGATTPRIDLGTALSGGGTTPKPAGMTDFNGDGAEDIAISDPQATVGTDAKAGLIRIVYGGGKGTVEISQDLDWVPGGSEPDDYFGETLATIDWNKDGFTDLVAGTPSETVGTAVDAGFVDILYGAAGGLGTGTLKVTHFEQGTGTGAIAGSASEAGDRMGHRIAAAVNDAGRPYLVITLPGEALGDVAQAGSAFYVYGTTSLAVSQATAGVPGDPETGDLFGWSVAADQNYIAIGTPNEALGSTAKAGAVMIFDANRFDSTGHPLPLAGLDQDNAAISGGAEAGDQFGYAVAMAPFRASGAAAATESILAIGSPGESVTVGTEDRANAGRVVQIRIKADGTWSYLRELKQGTADDDVSGTSEAGDRMGEYLAAVNTAPGSVSTVASMRLAVGTPGEDIGTVADAGAIHTFSLAGSAGPNDRWIEAGDGDGIPGTPGANQYLGKNIHFTATKLYVGMPFGPLATGALYALPMSNVTQGGTVAPTTTYKPGSGGLPANGVAFGYSAR is encoded by the coding sequence ATGAAGAGAACGATCTGGGCGACGGTCGTCACCGCGATGACGGCCGTGACCCTCGGCGCCGCGATACCGGCCCACGCCGTCACACCGCTGAGCACCACGACAGCGGCCGCAGCCGCGGCCGACCCGGTCGATCCGCCGCTCTACGACCAGACCGCGGGCGGCGGCAAGATCCGCGTCAACGTCGTCACGGAGACCCTGGCGGACGTCGCCGACGCGGCGACCGCCGGCGAGAAGAAGCAGGAATTCGAGACCGTGCCGGTGGTCACCCTCAAGGTGGACCGGGCCGGCCTCGACCGACTCGCGGCCAAGCCGAACGTGGTCAGCGTCACCGAGGACAAGGTCGAGCCGCCGACCCTGGACGAGAGCATCCCGCTCATCGGGGGTGACACGGCCTTCGCGGCGGGCAAGACCGGTACGGGCCAGGCGATCGCCGTCCTGGACACCGGTGTCGAGACCGGCCACCCGTTCCTGAAGAACCGGGTCGTGGCCGAGGCCTGCTTCTCGCCGAGCGATGCCGAGAGCGGCGTCGTCAGCCTGTGCCCGAACGGCGCCGACACGCAGGAGGGCGCCGGTGCCGCCAACACCGCGGCCGGCCCCTGCGCGACCATGGCCGCCTGCGACCACGGCACCCACGTGGCCGGTATCGCCGCGGGCAACGGCACCGGCATCACGGGCGCTCCCAAGCACGGCGTCGCGCCCGGCGCCAACATCGTCGCCATCCAGGTCTTCAGCCAGTTCACCACCGAGGAGTTCTGCGGTGGCGCCGCCCCCTGCGTGGGCAGCTACCAGAGCGCCCAGCTCAAGGGCCTTGAGCACGTGCTGAAGCTCAAGCAGGCCGGTACGCCGATCGTCGCGGCCAACCTCAGCCTCGGCAACGGCCGTTACGCCACCGCCTGCGACAGTGATCTGCGCAAGCCGGTCGTGGACAGCCTGCTGACCGCCGGCGTGGCCACCGTGATCGCGGCCGGCAACAACGGCCACACCGACGCGGTGAGCATGCCCGGCTGCATCTCCTCCGCCGTCACGGTCGGCTCGACCACCGACGACGACGAGCTGTCCGCCTTCACCAACCGGGGCCCGCTGCTCGACCTGTTCGCCCCCGGCACGGGCATCGTCTCCTCCGTGCCCGGCGGCACCTACGCCTCCAAGAACGGCACCTCCATGGCCGCGCCGCACGTGGCCGGTGCGTACGCGGTGCTCAAGCAGGCCTTCCCCACGAAGAGCATCGCCGACCTGACGGCCCTGCTGAAGAGCAGCGGCCGGGGCATCATCTACACCGGCGCCACCACCCCGCGGATCGACCTCGGTACCGCTCTCAGCGGCGGGGGCACCACCCCGAAGCCGGCCGGGATGACCGACTTCAACGGTGACGGCGCGGAGGACATCGCGATCTCCGACCCCCAGGCCACCGTCGGCACGGACGCGAAGGCCGGTCTGATCCGCATCGTGTACGGCGGCGGCAAGGGCACCGTGGAGATCAGCCAGGACCTGGACTGGGTGCCCGGCGGCTCCGAGCCGGACGACTACTTCGGCGAGACCCTGGCCACCATCGACTGGAACAAGGACGGCTTCACCGACCTGGTCGCCGGAACCCCGAGCGAGACCGTCGGCACCGCCGTCGACGCGGGCTTCGTCGACATCCTGTACGGCGCGGCCGGCGGTCTGGGCACCGGCACTCTGAAGGTCACGCACTTCGAACAGGGCACCGGCACGGGTGCGATCGCGGGCTCGGCGTCCGAGGCGGGCGACCGGATGGGCCACAGGATCGCGGCCGCGGTGAACGACGCCGGCCGGCCGTACCTGGTCATCACCCTGCCCGGTGAAGCCCTCGGCGACGTCGCGCAGGCGGGTTCCGCGTTCTACGTGTACGGCACCACCAGCCTGGCGGTGAGCCAGGCGACGGCCGGTGTTCCCGGTGACCCCGAGACGGGCGACCTCTTCGGCTGGTCCGTGGCCGCCGACCAGAACTACATCGCCATCGGCACCCCCAACGAGGCCCTCGGCAGCACGGCGAAGGCCGGCGCCGTCATGATCTTCGACGCCAACCGTTTCGACTCCACCGGTCACCCCCTGCCGCTGGCCGGACTCGACCAGGACAACGCGGCCATCTCCGGCGGCGCCGAGGCGGGCGACCAGTTCGGGTACGCGGTGGCCATGGCCCCGTTCCGGGCCAGCGGCGCCGCAGCCGCCACGGAGTCGATCCTGGCGATCGGTTCGCCCGGTGAGAGCGTGACGGTCGGCACCGAGGACCGCGCCAACGCGGGCCGCGTGGTGCAGATCCGCATCAAGGCCGACGGCACCTGGAGCTACCTGCGCGAGCTCAAGCAGGGCACCGCGGACGACGATGTGTCCGGCACCTCCGAGGCCGGTGACCGCATGGGCGAGTACCTCGCCGCCGTCAACACCGCCCCCGGTTCGGTGAGCACCGTGGCGTCCATGCGGCTCGCCGTGGGAACGCCCGGTGAGGACATCGGCACCGTCGCCGACGCGGGCGCGATCCACACGTTCTCGCTGGCCGGATCGGCCGGTCCGAACGACCGCTGGATCGAGGCCGGCGACGGCGACGGCATCCCCGGCACCCCCGGCGCCAACCAGTACTTGGGCAAGAACATCCACTTCACGGCGACCAAGCTGTACGTGGGCATGCCCTTCGGGCCCCTGGCCACCGGCGCGCTCTACGCGCTGCCGATGTCCAACGTGACACAGGGCGGCACGGTCGCTCCCACCACCACGTACAAGCCCGGCTCCGGTGGCCTCCCGGCCAACGGCGTGGCCTTCGGCTACTCGGCGCGGTAG
- a CDS encoding DUF2254 family protein, with protein MRRDLSQLLCAAAGLGLGLLAPLITAGPQADAGRVVSVLFTLGFGVISLVSIIYSVLFLVVQFSASTFTPRLGLFRQEPIVWRTFALTVGVFVFCVTSGLAIGSRKSVSVLIPGAAMLLTLVALGLMRTLQMKAFDSIQLGHSLTAIAARAHHLYDTLYVRPYVPAGTAVGPPPPVADTGAAVRWTGPPVVLQSIDVPALLDIAREHELAVAFHVSPGTTLTEGMVIARVSPGGAWEEALRAVLSTGVERTFDQDPELPIRLLADIALRALSPAVNDPATAVEALDRLEGLLVCLADRDLDIGRFDDPAGRTRVSVPAPGWDRYVRTALDDVILAAHGSPMALRGTRDLLRRLVERTPEARRALVHARLQWVERTGGTAYPLVWTET; from the coding sequence ATGCGCAGGGACCTGTCCCAGCTGCTGTGCGCTGCCGCCGGTCTGGGACTGGGGCTCCTGGCCCCCCTGATCACAGCGGGGCCCCAGGCGGACGCGGGCCGGGTGGTCAGCGTGCTGTTCACCCTGGGCTTCGGTGTCATCAGCCTGGTGAGCATCATCTACTCGGTGCTCTTCCTCGTGGTGCAGTTCTCCGCGAGCACGTTCACTCCCCGCCTCGGCCTGTTCCGTCAGGAACCGATCGTCTGGCGGACGTTCGCCCTCACCGTCGGCGTGTTCGTCTTCTGCGTCACCTCGGGCCTGGCCATCGGTTCCCGGAAAAGCGTCTCCGTCCTCATTCCGGGCGCGGCCATGCTCCTCACCCTGGTCGCGCTCGGGCTGATGCGTACGCTGCAGATGAAGGCGTTCGACTCGATCCAGCTCGGTCACTCGCTCACGGCGATCGCGGCCCGCGCGCACCACCTGTACGACACCCTGTACGTCCGCCCGTACGTTCCGGCCGGAACGGCCGTGGGCCCGCCGCCCCCGGTGGCCGACACGGGCGCGGCGGTCCGCTGGACGGGGCCACCGGTCGTGCTGCAGAGCATCGACGTGCCCGCCCTCCTGGACATCGCTCGGGAACACGAACTCGCGGTCGCCTTCCACGTCTCCCCGGGCACGACCCTGACGGAAGGCATGGTGATCGCCCGGGTGTCCCCGGGCGGCGCGTGGGAGGAAGCGCTCCGCGCGGTCCTGTCGACGGGGGTCGAGCGGACCTTCGACCAAGACCCCGAACTGCCCATCAGGCTCCTCGCCGACATCGCCCTCCGCGCCCTGTCGCCCGCGGTGAACGATCCGGCCACGGCAGTGGAGGCCCTGGACCGCCTCGAAGGCCTGCTGGTCTGCCTCGCCGACCGCGATCTGGACATCGGCCGGTTCGACGATCCCGCCGGACGGACGAGGGTGAGCGTTCCGGCTCCGGGCTGGGACCGGTACGTCCGGACCGCCCTCGACGACGTGATCCTCGCCGCCCACGGGTCTCCGATGGCACTGCGCGGAACGCGCGACCTCCTGCGCAGGCTGGTGGAGCGGACCCCCGAGGCCCGGCGCGCCCTCGTGCACGCCCGGCTCCAGTGGGTCGAGCGGACCGGCGGCACGGCGTACCCGCTCGTCTGGACGGAGACCTGA
- a CDS encoding peptidase inhibitor family I36 protein, with product MKINILRGSLFVGALALLCSVLFALPANADYENCEKPSLCLYQGAGGTGESLRLPLGGTATVTGSGWDDKAVSVYNNTHFWGCVYANTYLGGAVETIPPGARSDLKTLGLQVTSHKLAPSQGACFTGYERCAVGQLCIFKEPNGRGGMYGTPNDHAGYLAGVWADNVRSVINRTEKTACFFNDPSWAGEWTQTGQPAAKAYKVNAGDGTSLTAPFDKSFQSHRLRTPDADSTTDRECLS from the coding sequence GTGAAGATCAATATTCTGCGGGGCTCCCTCTTCGTGGGAGCCCTCGCCCTTCTCTGCTCGGTCCTGTTCGCCCTGCCGGCGAACGCCGACTACGAGAACTGCGAGAAGCCGTCCCTCTGCCTCTACCAAGGTGCCGGCGGTACCGGCGAAAGCCTGCGGCTTCCGCTGGGCGGCACCGCCACCGTCACCGGGTCGGGCTGGGACGACAAGGCCGTGTCCGTGTACAACAACACTCACTTCTGGGGCTGCGTGTACGCGAACACCTACCTCGGCGGCGCCGTGGAGACGATCCCGCCGGGCGCCCGCAGCGATCTGAAGACGCTCGGTCTGCAGGTGACCTCCCACAAGCTGGCCCCCTCGCAGGGCGCCTGCTTCACGGGGTACGAGCGCTGCGCCGTCGGTCAGCTGTGCATCTTCAAGGAGCCGAACGGCCGTGGCGGGATGTACGGCACCCCGAACGACCACGCGGGCTACCTCGCCGGGGTCTGGGCGGACAACGTGCGCTCGGTCATCAACCGCACCGAGAAGACCGCCTGCTTCTTCAACGACCCCTCCTGGGCGGGCGAGTGGACACAGACGGGGCAGCCCGCCGCCAAGGCGTACAAGGTCAACGCCGGAGACGGCACGTCGCTCACGGCCCCCTTCGACAAGTCCTTCCAGTCGCACCGGCTCAGGACTCCGGACGCCGACTCCACCACGGACAGGGAATGCCTGTCATGA
- a CDS encoding CsbD family protein produces the protein MNSATDKFRGRIKEIAGKITGDERLESEGKTDQAKAKVREAMREARERARGVRDSLRRGHS, from the coding sequence ATGAACAGTGCCACGGACAAGTTCAGAGGCAGGATCAAGGAGATCGCCGGAAAGATCACCGGCGACGAGAGGCTCGAGTCGGAGGGCAAGACCGACCAGGCGAAAGCAAAGGTCCGCGAAGCCATGAGGGAGGCCCGTGAGCGCGCTCGGGGCGTCAGGGACTCACTCAGGAGGGGCCACTCCTGA
- a CDS encoding SHOCT domain-containing protein, with amino-acid sequence MYLAYDYPLLNVFWTMFWFFLWILWFVLLFRIITDIFRDKDMNGWAKGGWLVFVILLPFLGVLVYVIARGKDMGRREIAQARAQQKDFDAYIRETASGGTRPSSVDELTRLSELRSRGDITDEEYDRAKALVLTDDRPAPSPGPSVPPTPGR; translated from the coding sequence ATGTACCTCGCCTACGACTACCCGCTGCTCAACGTCTTCTGGACCATGTTCTGGTTCTTCCTCTGGATCCTGTGGTTCGTCCTGCTGTTCAGGATCATCACCGACATCTTCCGCGACAAGGACATGAACGGATGGGCCAAAGGGGGCTGGCTCGTCTTCGTCATCCTGCTGCCCTTCCTCGGTGTCCTCGTCTACGTGATCGCCCGCGGCAAGGACATGGGCCGTCGCGAGATCGCCCAGGCCCGGGCGCAGCAGAAGGACTTCGACGCCTACATCCGCGAGACCGCGTCCGGTGGCACACGCCCCAGCAGCGTCGACGAACTGACCAGGCTCTCCGAACTCCGCTCCCGTGGCGACATCACCGACGAGGAGTACGACAGGGCGAAGGCGCTGGTCCTGACCGACGACCGGCCCGCCCCGAGTCCCGGACCCTCCGTGCCCCCCACCCCCGGACGTTGA
- a CDS encoding phospholipase A2: MRKTALPVMAALSMALLLPQQTAGAAATEQPQAAAATVDPPLADGEIQQVGPGLYSTAEKSFELYETDVAEGLMGRTHTVTEGADGVARPESAPATRPDQGVFGPGWEAGFLGGQLNRKLEQKADSVVVTDLDAKVSVSYALKSSVDYPSGGGVKKYETTTGDKLTETTTYNEATGTLVTTAVETLAPATGTPDTDVTGDEDAGAAIGVANLTATYNWKQVAPGTDKWRVTSLGNLADGATDTVSYDTKGRVATVSEPATADAPAQSLTVKYSTATTATGTALGEYTGRAKEITVTSGATTQTLARYSYDASGLLRSVTNPVEGTDPVSSYAYDSTGRVSDIASPTNGEWDLTFPAASAAPNAEPVGTDLPSSTEPLQGPAGDGTATTPPAGDFTTGEITDPQAYPRYCNRATEWMWYLNRGCVAWAAHYGWHWPYFRYTPTGFRVAGIIYDGCSTPGPNISRPGGFNFRAACDTHDYGYGLIGNTYKGYRYYLDRSKKSNVDNAFYSTMKTHSCKAYNILVRWKCNSYAYVYLKAVAWKGNPKNGANKT; encoded by the coding sequence GTGCGCAAGACAGCCCTGCCTGTCATGGCCGCGCTTTCCATGGCGCTGCTGCTCCCGCAGCAGACCGCCGGAGCCGCTGCCACCGAGCAGCCGCAGGCCGCGGCCGCCACTGTCGATCCGCCGCTGGCCGACGGGGAGATCCAGCAGGTCGGTCCCGGCCTGTACTCCACCGCGGAGAAGTCCTTCGAGCTGTACGAGACCGATGTGGCCGAGGGCCTCATGGGCCGTACCCACACGGTGACCGAAGGCGCGGACGGAGTCGCCAGGCCGGAGTCGGCGCCCGCGACCCGTCCGGACCAGGGCGTCTTCGGCCCCGGCTGGGAAGCCGGGTTCCTGGGGGGTCAGCTCAACCGCAAGCTGGAGCAGAAGGCCGACTCCGTCGTGGTCACCGACCTCGACGCGAAGGTCTCCGTCTCGTACGCCCTGAAGAGCAGCGTCGACTACCCGAGCGGCGGCGGCGTCAAGAAGTACGAGACCACCACCGGCGACAAGCTCACCGAGACCACCACGTACAACGAGGCGACCGGCACGCTGGTGACCACCGCGGTCGAGACCCTCGCCCCGGCCACCGGCACCCCGGACACCGACGTGACCGGCGACGAGGACGCCGGCGCGGCCATCGGGGTCGCCAACCTCACGGCCACGTACAACTGGAAGCAGGTCGCTCCGGGCACCGACAAGTGGCGTGTCACCAGCCTGGGCAACCTGGCCGACGGCGCCACCGACACGGTCTCCTACGACACCAAGGGCCGGGTCGCCACGGTCAGCGAGCCCGCCACCGCCGACGCCCCGGCGCAGTCGCTGACGGTCAAGTACTCGACCGCCACGACGGCCACCGGCACGGCGCTCGGTGAGTACACGGGCCGCGCCAAGGAGATCACCGTCACGTCGGGTGCCACCACGCAGACGCTGGCGCGCTACTCCTACGACGCCTCGGGTCTGCTGCGCAGCGTGACCAACCCGGTCGAGGGCACCGACCCGGTCTCGTCGTACGCCTACGACTCCACGGGCCGTGTCTCCGACATCGCCTCGCCGACCAACGGCGAGTGGGACCTGACGTTCCCGGCCGCGTCGGCCGCCCCGAACGCCGAGCCCGTGGGCACCGACCTGCCGTCCTCCACCGAGCCCCTGCAGGGCCCGGCCGGCGACGGAACCGCGACCACGCCTCCGGCCGGGGACTTCACCACCGGTGAGATCACCGACCCGCAGGCCTACCCGCGCTACTGCAACCGCGCCACCGAGTGGATGTGGTACCTCAACCGCGGCTGCGTCGCGTGGGCCGCGCACTACGGCTGGCACTGGCCGTACTTCCGGTACACGCCGACCGGCTTCCGCGTGGCGGGCATCATCTACGACGGCTGCAGCACCCCCGGACCGAACATCAGCCGTCCGGGCGGCTTCAACTTCCGGGCCGCGTGCGACACCCACGACTACGGCTACGGCCTGATCGGCAACACGTACAAGGGCTACAGGTACTACCTGGACCGCAGCAAGAAGTCGAACGTCGACAACGCCTTCTACAGCACGATGAAGACGCACAGCTGCAAGGCGTACAACATCCTGGTCCGCTGGAAGTGCAACTCCTACGCGTACGTCTACCTCAAGGCCGTGGCCTGGAAGGGCAACCCGAAGAACGGTGCCAACAAGACCTGA
- a CDS encoding amphi-Trp domain-containing protein, protein MKDLKFEQKRSVSRLEAAEQLMALATALKNGGEIEWNIGHGKLSLNVPDELQSEIEIEVGEGGVELEIELEWSTAGRDPAPREEPTAKEEKPARRKSTLRDSKPARAESGTRRSGTAKRSTRQS, encoded by the coding sequence ATGAAGGATCTGAAATTCGAGCAAAAGCGCTCCGTCTCGCGCCTTGAAGCCGCAGAACAGCTCATGGCGCTCGCAACCGCCTTGAAAAACGGCGGGGAAATCGAATGGAATATCGGCCACGGCAAGCTGAGCTTGAATGTTCCGGACGAGCTCCAGAGTGAGATCGAAATAGAGGTGGGGGAAGGGGGAGTGGAACTGGAGATCGAACTGGAGTGGTCGACCGCAGGCCGTGACCCGGCACCCCGGGAGGAGCCGACGGCAAAGGAAGAGAAGCCGGCTCGACGTAAAAGCACCCTACGTGATTCCAAGCCGGCGCGTGCCGAATCCGGCACCCGCCGAAGTGGGACCGCGAAACGTTCCACCCGGCAGTCCTGA
- a CDS encoding HdeD family acid-resistance protein, protein MATSQGSAPGAGPEDRVGEGSPAPMADPADQLARLGRSWVWLLGAALASLVPGVLALVWPDVTLHVLGVLIGVYLLAIGVFRFVAVFGRDSGERVPDLIVAVLCVLGGVLCLRNPLQTIAVLSLIVGAVWLVSGIVTLYTAIATKNMAHRGVVMAVAALGIVAGIVVLALPAESARTLTRLLGLWLVLLGLAEAAVALAWRSALRRAGVTGRDASGPAT, encoded by the coding sequence ATGGCAACGTCACAGGGTTCCGCGCCCGGTGCCGGACCGGAGGACAGGGTCGGGGAGGGGTCCCCCGCTCCCATGGCCGACCCGGCCGACCAGCTGGCGCGTCTCGGCCGTTCGTGGGTCTGGCTCCTCGGTGCCGCGCTGGCGTCGCTCGTGCCGGGTGTTCTGGCGCTTGTCTGGCCTGACGTGACGCTGCACGTCCTGGGCGTGCTCATCGGGGTGTACCTGCTGGCGATCGGCGTCTTCCGCTTCGTGGCCGTGTTCGGACGCGACAGCGGCGAACGCGTGCCGGATCTGATCGTCGCCGTCCTGTGCGTCCTGGGCGGGGTGCTGTGCCTGCGGAACCCGCTCCAGACGATCGCCGTGCTCTCGCTGATCGTCGGCGCCGTCTGGCTGGTGTCCGGCATCGTCACCCTCTATACGGCCATCGCCACCAAGAACATGGCGCACCGCGGCGTCGTCATGGCCGTCGCGGCTCTCGGCATCGTCGCCGGAATCGTGGTCCTGGCGCTGCCGGCGGAGTCCGCCCGGACCCTGACCAGACTCCTCGGCCTGTGGCTCGTCCTCCTGGGCCTGGCCGAGGCGGCGGTCGCGCTGGCATGGCGTTCCGCCCTGCGCCGGGCGGGCGTCACAGGCCGCGACGCGTCCGGCCCGGCCACCTGA
- a CDS encoding DUF6325 family protein, whose product MDIEDFPEVGPIDYLVLEFPGNRMTGEGLSHLLDLVDRRIIRILDLSFLRKDVDGSVAALQIADLDGDGELDLAVFDGASSGLLGEDDLQEAAAALEPGNSAGVLVYENLWAAPMATALRRSGARLVAGGRIPLQDLLATLEALETSSAA is encoded by the coding sequence ATGGACATCGAAGATTTCCCCGAGGTGGGTCCCATCGATTACCTCGTCCTGGAGTTCCCCGGCAACCGCATGACCGGAGAAGGGCTGTCCCATCTGCTCGATCTGGTCGATCGGCGCATCATCCGCATCCTCGACCTCTCCTTCCTGCGCAAGGACGTGGACGGCTCGGTCGCCGCACTGCAGATCGCCGATCTCGACGGCGACGGAGAACTCGACCTCGCTGTCTTCGACGGCGCCTCCTCCGGACTGCTCGGCGAGGACGACCTGCAGGAAGCCGCAGCTGCCCTTGAACCGGGCAACTCGGCGGGTGTGCTCGTGTACGAAAACCTCTGGGCCGCGCCCATGGCGACGGCGCTACGGCGCAGCGGTGCCCGACTCGTCGCCGGCGGGAGGATTCCTCTCCAGGATCTCCTGGCGACCCTGGAGGCTCTCGAAACAAGCTCCGCAGCCTGA
- a CDS encoding SHOCT domain-containing protein has translation MPGLLRGVARTAVISGTATAVSNRVSRRQAGRWAQQNEEQAAQQAAAQQPSSAAPPAAAPMDAKISQLHQLGQLRDQGVLTESEFEAQKRRILEF, from the coding sequence ATGCCCGGCCTTCTGCGCGGCGTCGCCCGTACCGCGGTCATCTCCGGTACGGCCACCGCCGTGTCCAACCGTGTCTCGCGCCGTCAAGCCGGCCGCTGGGCTCAGCAGAACGAAGAACAGGCCGCCCAACAGGCCGCCGCCCAACAGCCCTCCAGCGCGGCGCCTCCCGCCGCGGCACCCATGGACGCCAAGATCTCCCAGTTGCACCAGCTCGGTCAGTTGAGGGACCAGGGCGTGCTTACCGAATCGGAGTTCGAGGCGCAGAAGCGCCGCATCCTCGAGTTCTGA
- a CDS encoding winged helix-turn-helix domain-containing protein, which produces MVEGTWALPKRHGWSWQQPTRRAIEHDEQAAQLWKKEVWPRENAPWRLGEPGWSSRRKPGRPWVQPRFS; this is translated from the coding sequence ATGGTCGAGGGGACCTGGGCACTGCCCAAGCGCCACGGTTGGTCCTGGCAGCAGCCGACCCGCCGGGCCATCGAGCACGACGAGCAGGCGGCCCAGTTGTGGAAGAAGGAGGTCTGGCCCCGGGAAAACGCGCCGTGGCGGCTCGGGGAGCCTGGCTGGTCTTCGAGGAGGAAGCCGGGCAGGCCATGGGTTCAGCCAAGATTCTCGTGA